The following coding sequences are from one Mycoplasma mycoides subsp. capri window:
- a CDS encoding nucleoside deaminase, whose amino-acid sequence MSDFNNILDLMINQSKKAIKHNDIPVCCCIIDNNNNILTMSINTRYKNKNISQHAEINAINKLINKLNTFNLSEYKLITTLEPCMMCYSAIKQAKINTIYYLVDSYKFGIQNNYSINDQNLNLIQIKNHNKQSEYIKLLNNFFINKR is encoded by the coding sequence ATGAGTGATTTTAATAACATCTTAGATCTAATGATCAATCAATCTAAAAAAGCAATTAAACATAATGATATACCAGTTTGTTGTTGTATTATTGATAACAATAACAATATTTTGACTATGTCTATTAATACAAGATATAAAAATAAAAATATTTCTCAGCATGCTGAAATTAATGCTATTAACAAACTAATTAACAAACTAAATACTTTTAATTTATCTGAATATAAACTAATTACAACTTTAGAGCCTTGTATGATGTGTTATTCAGCAATTAAACAAGCAAAAATTAATACTATTTATTATTTAGTTGATAGTTATAAATTTGGTATTCAAAATAACTATAGTATTAATGATCAAAACCTTAATTTAATTCAAATAAAAAACCACAATAAACAATCAGAATACATTAAATTATTAAATAATTTTTTTATTAACAAAAGATAA